The sequence AATGGAGGACGAACTATAGAAATTGCATTGTAATTTTTTATCTACTGGAACCCCGTTACGGAAGTTTACAATTTACCATTAAAAATGGAAATATATCCCTCATCGAATCACAATGCGCTTCCAACAGGAATAATATGGAATGCGAGGAAGAGCGTGGGGGGATTGATGTTGAAAGCAGAAGAACGGGCCAGCTACATTGAGCGACTTGAAGAATTGAGAAAATCTAAAGTTCTAATCTATTTTTCTTATACACCATTAGATGACTCTATTTTAGTCCCCCTTTATAAACAGTTAAAGGAAATCGGGCATACCCAAAAAATCGATTTAGTTCTACACAGTTATGGAGGAGCCGTAGATACACCTTATAAAGTAGTAATGCTAATTCGAGAATTCTGTGAAGAATTTGCAGTAATCGTTCCGTTTGTGGCAAAATCGGCGGCATCCATGCTTGTTCTAGGGGCGGATGAAGTCGTTATGGGTCCGATTTCCGAGCTGGGTCCTATCGATCCGTTGGTTAAGCATCCAACCTATAAAGACGTTTTAGTACCGGTTCAAGCAGTTTGGCATTGCTTGGATTTCTTTCAAAGGTCGATTGTTAATAGTAATAACCCGGAAGTTTCATCGATGATTGCTGCCCAAATGCTTAGTAAACTTGATCCATGGCTCATTGGAGACTATGAAAAAACCATTAAGGCTTCCAGACAGTATGCAGAAACCCTATTATCGTTATATATGCTTAAAGATAATCCGGAAAAGATTCAGATTGTCACACACGCTTTGACAGAAGGATACTATTCTCATGGATATCCAATCGGACGACGAGAAGCCAAAGAATTAGGAATAAAAGTAACCGAAGCTCATGGAGAGATGTGGGACGTTATTTGGAATCTCTATCTGGGGTATGAAAAACTTTTTAAGGAAAAGGACAACGAAGAACAACAAAAAGACTGACAGAGTTCGGTCTTTTTTCATTTAACTGGGTTAATGAGTTTTCCATTGAAAACATATTGCGCTATTTGGTTTAATAGGGTAGGATAATCATATTGCTTGGTTTTGCAATTGAATAGTTTTAAGTATATGATTAGAACGAGTAGATAGTTTTGGAGGTGCTTATTATGCTTACAACATTTGGCTTTGTCACTCCTATGACCGCGGGGATTATCCTTGTAATAGCTTTAGTGATTTTTGGCCCCGGTAAATTACCTGACTTAGGAAAAGCACTCGGCAAAGGGATCAAAGAATTTAAATCTGCGACTGAAGATGACAAACCGGAAGAAGTCAAAACTGTAAAAGTTGACAAAGAGTAATAAGGTGTTTAAAAGACGGAGCTGAGCTCCGTCTTTTTGTTTGTACTACTCAGAAAGTATAAGTTTTCTTTAAAAACTATCCTTAAAGCTGTAAGGAGTTAAATCTATCTTTGGTTTTCTGCACTTCTTGGGCAGGAGCATCACTCGTCGGGTACCAGCCCTTTTGATTCATGACAGTATAGAGATTTTCATGAATACTATGTTCTTCCGTCAGGATAGTCTTTAAGTTTTGCCTTAAATTAGCGCAGGTCGATTCAGTGATAAAGGTATTTATGGTGTTTGTATGATGCTTCTCTGAAGTTAAGAGATCCGTGATGATATCCTGTTCAGTCATGGTGTTTGGCATGTTCAATGTTATCACCCTTTCTTTAATTATTGATGGGAATTTAAATAGTTGAGTAAGGTATCATAATGTTTACGGTGTTGTTGGGCAAAGGAATTGAGTTGGGCACTGATTGCTTGGTCTTGGACCGATTGAGCTGCTTGTGTAAACTTGTGAACCAGCAGAGCCTCAGATCCCAGCTGATCATTCAAAATGGCTAAATTTTTTGAGGTTAATTCTGGATTGGCAGTATTCATGTACATTCTCCTCTCGAAAATTTTGTCCTTACATAGGATGTCACATTGTACAAAAACCTATGTAACTTTATCTTTATTAAGTTTTTATGAGCCGTAATGGAAGCTTAATAGCTCTGGCTTAGGGCTTTAACTTGCCTGTTTTGGTAATAATAGTTAAGGTGATTACAATATCGTTATTTCTCTCTAGCTACAAAATACTTCCTAGAGTCATATAATAGTCTTTATACTAAGGAGAATAAGTACATGAATAGATCAAGTTTGAGAACCTATAACAGCATAAAGCTGATATATTTATTTGTGGCAAAAGTCTTTCCGATTGTGAAAAGAGAACTAAACGAATGGAGACAAAAGGCCAGAGAAGCGCCTGATGCACGCTTGTGTCAACAAGCCTTAGAGAGTATTCGCTGGAAAGCCTTTCACTGTCAAGGGGGGAGTATTTATGCCCTTTATCCAGGTGTTCCAAGAGTAGCAACGATCCGGTTTATAGTTGCTTATCAGACTATGAGCGATTATCTGGATAATTTAGTGGACAGTCTTGAAGTTCAGGATGAAAAAGCCTTTGCACAGTTACATTTAGCAATGCAAGAAGCTCTAAATCCAGAAGCGGATCTGTCAGATTATTATTTGTATTATCCATATCGTGAGGACGGCGGGTATTTAAAAAATTTAGTTCAAACCTGCCAAGAAAGTCTCCGAAATTTACCGTCTTATCAAACAGTCCAAGGAGAAGCCATTAAGTTGGCGGAGCTGTATTCCTCCTTACAAACCTATAAACATTTGGCCGTCAGTGAACGAGAAGGGAAAATGGTAGATTGGATTACCCCGCATTTAGCCGCGGATTCCGAGATAACAATTTGGGAGTTTGCAGCTGCCTCAGGATCGACCTTGGGGATCTTTTGTCTGTTTTCCGTGGCCCATGATCCTAAATTGTCGCTGAAACAGGTTGAAACCATAAGCCAGACATATTTTCCTTGGATCTGTGGTCTCCATATTTTATTAGACTATTTTATCGATCTCCGTGAAGACCGGGAGACTAATCAGCTGAATTTTGTAGCCTATTATGAAAACCCAGAAATAGTTTTTGAACGTTTACAATTGTTTGTAGATAACTCCTTAAAGCAAGCAGAACATTTGGAATACGCTAAGTTTCATCAAGTTGTCGTTCAGGGACTTTTAGCAATGTATCTCTCCGATGAAAAGAGTATGGATGGTGAGATTCAGTCGATTGTGAAGAGGGTTATCGAGAAGTGCGGCATAGGAGTAAAGCTTCTCTATTGGGTCTGTCGTCACTTGCGAAAACGAAAAATTATTTGAAGACGAAAGTTGAAAAGCTTTTAAATATTAGAAGGGATCACTTAGATTTGACTAAGTGATCCCTTCTACCTCATTTAGGGGTTAGGCTTTACGATGCAAAATGGTATCTGCCAAATCTAGGAGAGTGGTTTTATAGGTGCTGGCCGGAATATTGTCAAGACACGCTTTTGCCTTATTGATACATTGGGTGGCAGTCTGGTAAGCCTCTTCAATACACCCGGTGCTAAGGAGAGCCTCTCTAATGCTCAGTGCTCCCAGTGGGGTAATACTACGAACGTTGATAATTTCCCGTAACCAATTTCCATAGATCGGCTTATCCAAGAGATAAAGGATGGGAAGAGTGATATTACCGTTAACCAGATCAGCTCCAATAGGTTTTCCCAGAGAATCAGCATCCCCTTCAATGTCTAAGATGTCATCGGTAATTTGGTAAGCATATCCCAGATTCATTCCATATTCCTGCATCAGTGATAATTCTGCTGCAGACGCGCCTGCTAAAACCGCACCGGATTGACAGCAGGCGGCAAGAAGAATACCGGTTTTATTAGCAATTCGCTTATAATATTCCTCAAAACTAACTTGACTGGAGAATTGTTCGTCTGCTTGATGAACTTCCCCATGGCACATTGCCTGGATGGCCTTAACTAGGAAGTTCATACTGGTCAATAATTCGGATCGTGAAAGGATATTGAAGGCTTCGGCAAACAGGTAATCCCCAGTTAATATAGCTGCATGGTTACCATATTCAGAGACAATGGTTGGTTTACCACGCCTTGTTTCCGATTCATCAATGACATCATCATGAATTAAGGAAGCCATGTGAATAAGTTCCGACGCAACTGCTGCATCAATCATTAATGGATTTAAGGGAGCAAAGCACATACCGCTATAGAGAGTGAGAAGAGGTCGAATTCTTTTACCTCCGGATTCCAGCAAACTGATACAGGTTTGGCGAATGAGACCATCGGCTTGCTGAAGTACAGTCTGTAGTTGATCTTCGACGAAGAGTAGTTCCGTAAATTTGAGCTTTGGAAAAGATGTTTCGGTATTGACATAACTTTGTTGTATACTCATTGCATTTGCCTCTGTTCTCAAGTTTTAAATGTTAAGCTTTTATATTATGTCAAAAAGGCAATGATTGGATACTCATAAGTGTGTAAAAAATTAAGATTGAGATTCGCTTAGATTCATTGGGAGAATGACTAATATTAAATTCTATGGGGATTCTAAAAAGGATTAGAAAAACAGAAACATTGAGGAGGCAAATCAATGACTATTGAAAATGATAAAGAACATGCTTCACAATTAAATCGTCAGACTTGGGAACCGGCTGGCGTAGTGAGTGTAGTGGAAGATGATAAAACACCTAAGTACGGTAAGGATAGCTTTAAGAATGCTAAAGGAGGAATGCTGACATTAGAAGTTAAAGAGGCCTTTCATAATAAAGGGCTTATGCAAGGACAAAAGAACTCAAATCCTGAGATAAATTAAAGCAAACCATTTAGCAATGATAAACTCCGACTTGTGTTTATCAGATAAATCCAAGTCGGAGTTTAATATCGGATCACTTAATAAGAAGCATAATCGAAGACTGATTCTGGGGTGAATTCATCATAAAAACAATCTGGAACGAGCTGATCAAGCCGACCATTATTGCCTACACTATTGCCTGTGCAATCCCTGCTAGTATTGCGGGAGTATATTATCTATATAGCATCTTTTTTTAATCAAACTTGAGACACCCATTTCTTATCAGGAGATGGGCCGTATTCTGCTTCGCTGAATAGTTCCCCTCTGAAGTCTCGATGTTCAGCTTTAGCTGAAGGTTGTGATTACCTTAGGTGGTCTTGGGCGAGGATTTATCGCGATAAGTCCTAAGCTTAAATATGGTAGTTAGTAATAAAATTGAAGACAGGCATAGGGCTCCGGTAAGAAAAAACGCTGTTTGAGCTCCCAATCTATCCGCAATGTAACCTGCGAACATATTCCCAAGGGGGGTTGCCCCGGCAAAGACAAGTGAGTAAACGCTCATTACTCTTCCTCGATACTCATCTTTAGCATGGATTTGGAGAGTGGAATTTGCTGTTGTACTAAACCAAATATTAAAGATTCCTGTGACGATTAATAGGAATCCAGAGTAATAGTACACTTTGGTAAGGCTGATAATCATCAAACAAATTGAAATTGCCACACTGCTACCTACTAAAACATTAGCTTTAGGCCCAGATTTACTGTTTAAGGATACCATTAAGGCACCAATAAAAGAGCCTATTCCTAGAGATGACATTAAGATTCCATAGACATACTCTTCTTGGTGAAGAACGTTTTTAGTGAATACTGGGATTAAGACATTAAAGTTAAAAACAAACAGTCCAATTATTAAAACCATCAATGTAGTTTTAACAAGTAATGGTTCATGGATGATGTACTTTAGCCCATCTTTGATTTCTCTCAGGACATTAGTAGCAACTTGCTTTCGTACGTAGGGGTTAACCTTGATTTTAAGCAGGCTGAGGAGTACTGCCATAAAGCTTAATCCATTTAGGAAAAAGCACCATTCCGCTCCTAATGAAGCCATAATCAAAGCTCCTATGGATGGGCCCAGAATTCTAGCTAGATTAAAGGTGGCAGAGTTCAAAGCAATGGCGTTCATTAAATCTTGCTTGCCCGCTATTTCAATGGTAAAGGATTGTCTGGTAGGTAAATCAACCGTATTTAAGAAGCCAAGCAGGAGAGCTAAAATGAGAATATATTCATAACGAACCGTATCCGTATAAACAAGGATAAATAATGTGAAGGCCAAGATCATTGAAGTGAATTGTGTTATTAAAAGTATGGTTCTTTTGGGATACTTGTCGATAACAACCCCAGCAAACAAGGAAAATAAAGTAATCGGCAGAAACTGAACCGCTCCTAATAAGCCTACCAATAAAGGGGAATCAGTCAGTGAAAAGACAAGCCAAGTTTGTCCGATACTCTGCATCCATGTTCCAATTAAAGAAACCCATTGTCCCAACCAAAAAATTCGAAAATTATAGTGGCTCAGGGCGGGAAGTTTGTTGGTCAATCTGTCTTTTAGATGGCTTTTAATATCCATACGCATACACCTTCATGGCACTTGAGCTTGGGATAAGTAACGAAAATATTATATCATAGTCAATCGCTGTGTCTAAAAGATTTAGGAGAATTATCTCTGCAGAGGAGATTATTCGAGCGGATTGGGCATGAAAATCCTTTAAGGGAAATTGCTTTCCTGATACAATAGTAAAGAGAATTAAGAAATGTAAGGATATGATATGATGAACGTGATGATTTTAACAAGCAGCCCGAATATGGATGGGCTTACTGCAGCCTGCGGAAATGCTGCCAAATCAGGAGCAGAGGAGACAGGCGCAAAGGTAATCATGGTTAACTTGAATCAACAAAAAATTGGGAGCTGCCATGCTTGTGGTAATGGCTGGGGAACCTGTCGTAATGAGCATCAGTGTCAAGTAGTTGATGACTTTCAGAATTTACATGCTTCAATGAAGGACATGGATGCCTTTGTCCTAGTTTCCCCTGTATACTGGGGTGAAATGAGTGAGTCCGCTAAATCCTTTACTGATCGCTTAAGACGATGTGAGGGTATAAAAAAGGAAAAGACCTGCTTAGAGGAGAAACCGGTAATATCAGTAGCAGCAGCCGGGGGGAGCGGCAATGGAATAACAACCTGCCTAACCTCAATGGAAAGACTTTTTACTCATGTAAAAGCCGAGAAGTTTGACTTTATAGGAGTTACTCAGAAGAATAAAAAGTACAAGATAGATACTATTCGTGAAGCCACAAAGGAAATGGCTTTAAAGCTCCAGGCTAAATAAGCTATAGTATCGCTAAACAAACAAGCCATCACGAATAGTGATGGCTTGTAACTGTGTAATAGACTATTGCTTAGCAGCTTCCTGCCTCTTATAGTATTCGGAGACTGCGGTAGACTGCATTTCTTCCCAAGTTTTAAAATTGGAGTTTTTAGCAATAAATTTATCAAATTCTGCGTTGAGAAGAGCTAAGAATTCCTCAAATCTACTTACATTATACTTTCCTACGATAAGCAGTTCGCCAAAATTAGCAAACTTAGTATATTTGCTCATAAAATCCGGAGTAAAGAGATCTGTGAAACTAACTAGGCCAAGTGATTGATTAGGCTTATCAGCATTTTTTTCTAAACTATCCGTTAAACGTTCTAAATCAGATTTATTATCATCGCTCATGAATATTCCGCCACCTTCTTATGTTGTTTAGAATTGATTAACTTCCGAACAGCTAAATTAGATTATATTATAAATGCAGAGAGAGTAAAAGTATTTTGGTTATTCAGAGTCGTTCTTGAATGGGTGTTCTTCGATGTTCCAAAATGAGCCACCTGGTTTAAAAGCATCTGTACTGAGTATCTCCATTTCTCCTTCACGAAGAGCGGTATCAAAGAATTGTTCGATGGTAATACCCAGCTTGGTGCATACGTAGTTAAGTCGTTTGCGCTCTTCATCGGATACGGGAATCACTAGATACTGGGTCTTCATAATTATCACCTCTAATTTAGTGATTCGCTAGAAAGATTAAAAAACCTGCTTAGGGGATAGAAAAACTGAAAATCCCTTTATTGAGGGTGATTTTCCATATAATCTCGGAGCCAAAGTGTATGGAATTCCTCATCCAGAAGATAATCCATAAGAGTATTGCGAAGTTCAGAATAATGTTTGTCCTTACTCTCATCAATAAAAGTCCGATAAGCTTCCATAGCTTTATTTTCCAGAGCAATCCCAAGTTTGCAGGTGTTGTCAGAACCGGTTAGACTAACCATATCCCCAAGAAAGCCGCCGGCCAGTTCAAAGGCTGAGCCGATAATCGTAGGAACTTCAATATCAGCCTTGGTTAAGACTTGGGCAAAGAAATCTGCGTGTCCACTTTCGATTTCCACCATTTTTTTGAATGCTTTTTTGTAATATTCATTGGTAGATGATGAGACTTGTGATTCATAAAAAGCAACTTGAAAGGTTTCTAGGGTATAGAATTCTTTTAAACGGAAAATCAACTTATCGTCCATTATGATACCTCACTATTTCGTAATCTTAATGTTTACTTATAATTTATCAAAATTGGATTTTATATCCTTGGTAAAAAATGCTTGGAAAAGTTAGGCGGTTTCTGTTAATATAACCTAAGAGTCATAATTGTTCAATGTATACAATGTTCAAAGTCCGCGTCGTGAATATTCATGCGCTTAGTTACTCCTTCAGAATGTCGATGGTAAAACCTAAGAACTCAATAAATTGTGTATTAAGTGTCTTCAATCAATGGGTATACATAATAGATAAATCTAGGGGGTTAAATAAGAGATGGGTACTAATTCCAATATCGATCACTTGTTCACAGTAAAGGCTCCTGTTGGCAGGAATATTCCGGTGAGTAAGCTGGTGGAAATAGCTTTAGCTCGCCAAGAGGGAGTGTTGACTAACAACGGGGCTCTTTGTTGTTCTACGGGAAACTACACTGGCCGCTCGCCCAAAGACCGCTTTATTGTTGATGAACCTTCCATCAAAGGGCAAATTGCTTGGGGAAAGGTTAATAAACCTATTAGTCCTGAAACATTTGATAAATTATATCGTCGGGCGTTAGATTATCTAGAGACTAAAGACTATTTTGTGTTTGACGGTTTTGCAGGGGCAGACGACAAATATAGCCTGCCAATTCGGGTAATTAATGAATATGCCTGGCACAATATTTTTGTTCAACAGTTATTTATTAGACCAACGGAAAAACAACTGGAGAACCACCAACCTGAGTTTACTCTGATCTGCACCCCTGGGCTGACTGCAGATCCTCAAACAGATGGAACCAACTCCGAAGCCTATGTCATTTTGTCCCTTGAGAAAAAAGTAATTATTATAGGCGGCACTGAATACGCTGGCGAAATGAAAAAGTCGATTTTCAGTGCCCTGAATTATTTAATGCCATTTCGCGAAGTGTTGCCCATGCATTGCTCGGCCAATGTGGGGGCCAATCAAGATGTGGCTCTTTTCTTTGGCTTATCCGGTACAGGAAAAACTACCTTGTCAGCTGATCCCGAACGCAGACTGATAGGGGACGATGAGCACGGCTGGTCGGAAAGCGGTATATTTAACTTTGAAGGTGGATGCTATGCCAAGTGCATAGATCTATCCCAAGAAAAGGAACCCCAGATTTGGAATGCTATCCGCTTCGGAACAGTTATTGAAAATGTGGTTTTAAATCCCGATTCACGGCTTCCTGATTACAAAGACAGCTCCCTTACAGAAAATACCCGGGCAGGTTATCCGGTAACTTATATTGATAATGCTTTAATTCCGAGCCAAGCAGGGCATCCCCGGGTGGTTGTTTTTTTGACAGCTGATGCCTTCGGAGTATTACCCCCCATCTCCAAACTTACCAAAGAGCAGGCTATGT comes from Desulfosporosinus meridiei DSM 13257 and encodes:
- the pckA gene encoding phosphoenolpyruvate carboxykinase (ATP), with translation MGTNSNIDHLFTVKAPVGRNIPVSKLVEIALARQEGVLTNNGALCCSTGNYTGRSPKDRFIVDEPSIKGQIAWGKVNKPISPETFDKLYRRALDYLETKDYFVFDGFAGADDKYSLPIRVINEYAWHNIFVQQLFIRPTEKQLENHQPEFTLICTPGLTADPQTDGTNSEAYVILSLEKKVIIIGGTEYAGEMKKSIFSALNYLMPFREVLPMHCSANVGANQDVALFFGLSGTGKTTLSADPERRLIGDDEHGWSESGIFNFEGGCYAKCIDLSQEKEPQIWNAIRFGTVIENVVLNPDSRLPDYKDSSLTENTRAGYPVTYIDNALIPSQAGHPRVVVFLTADAFGVLPPISKLTKEQAMYHFLSGYTSKLAGTERGITEPQVTFSTCFGEPFLPLSPAVYAEMLGKRIDEHNSTVYLVNTGWSGGPYGVGKRLNLTYTRAMITAALNGELEKAAYQPDPVFGLMIPEAVNGVPVEVLTPRNTWADTEAYDKTANTLAESFRQNFKRFEDVSADIRSAGPKN
- a CDS encoding MFS transporter; its protein translation is MDIKSHLKDRLTNKLPALSHYNFRIFWLGQWVSLIGTWMQSIGQTWLVFSLTDSPLLVGLLGAVQFLPITLFSLFAGVVIDKYPKRTILLITQFTSMILAFTLFILVYTDTVRYEYILILALLLGFLNTVDLPTRQSFTIEIAGKQDLMNAIALNSATFNLARILGPSIGALIMASLGAEWCFFLNGLSFMAVLLSLLKIKVNPYVRKQVATNVLREIKDGLKYIIHEPLLVKTTLMVLIIGLFVFNFNVLIPVFTKNVLHQEEYVYGILMSSLGIGSFIGALMVSLNSKSGPKANVLVGSSVAISICLMIISLTKVYYYSGFLLIVTGIFNIWFSTTANSTLQIHAKDEYRGRVMSVYSLVFAGATPLGNMFAGYIADRLGAQTAFFLTGALCLSSILLLTTIFKLRTYRDKSSPKTT
- a CDS encoding SDH family Clp fold serine proteinase translates to MLKAEERASYIERLEELRKSKVLIYFSYTPLDDSILVPLYKQLKEIGHTQKIDLVLHSYGGAVDTPYKVVMLIREFCEEFAVIVPFVAKSAASMLVLGADEVVMGPISELGPIDPLVKHPTYKDVLVPVQAVWHCLDFFQRSIVNSNNPEVSSMIAAQMLSKLDPWLIGDYEKTIKASRQYAETLLSLYMLKDNPEKIQIVTHALTEGYYSHGYPIGRREAKELGIKVTEAHGEMWDVIWNLYLGYEKLFKEKDNEEQQKD
- a CDS encoding flavodoxin family protein, producing the protein MMNVMILTSSPNMDGLTAACGNAAKSGAEETGAKVIMVNLNQQKIGSCHACGNGWGTCRNEHQCQVVDDFQNLHASMKDMDAFVLVSPVYWGEMSESAKSFTDRLRRCEGIKKEKTCLEEKPVISVAAAGGSGNGITTCLTSMERLFTHVKAEKFDFIGVTQKNKKYKIDTIREATKEMALKLQAK
- the tatA gene encoding twin-arginine translocase TatA/TatE family subunit → MLTTFGFVTPMTAGIILVIALVIFGPGKLPDLGKALGKGIKEFKSATEDDKPEEVKTVKVDKE
- a CDS encoding polyprenyl synthetase family protein, with the translated sequence MSIQQSYVNTETSFPKLKFTELLFVEDQLQTVLQQADGLIRQTCISLLESGGKRIRPLLTLYSGMCFAPLNPLMIDAAVASELIHMASLIHDDVIDESETRRGKPTIVSEYGNHAAILTGDYLFAEAFNILSRSELLTSMNFLVKAIQAMCHGEVHQADEQFSSQVSFEEYYKRIANKTGILLAACCQSGAVLAGASAAELSLMQEYGMNLGYAYQITDDILDIEGDADSLGKPIGADLVNGNITLPILYLLDKPIYGNWLREIINVRSITPLGALSIREALLSTGCIEEAYQTATQCINKAKACLDNIPASTYKTTLLDLADTILHRKA
- a CDS encoding tetraprenyl-beta-curcumene synthase family protein, with amino-acid sequence MNRSSLRTYNSIKLIYLFVAKVFPIVKRELNEWRQKAREAPDARLCQQALESIRWKAFHCQGGSIYALYPGVPRVATIRFIVAYQTMSDYLDNLVDSLEVQDEKAFAQLHLAMQEALNPEADLSDYYLYYPYREDGGYLKNLVQTCQESLRNLPSYQTVQGEAIKLAELYSSLQTYKHLAVSEREGKMVDWITPHLAADSEITIWEFAAASGSTLGIFCLFSVAHDPKLSLKQVETISQTYFPWICGLHILLDYFIDLREDRETNQLNFVAYYENPEIVFERLQLFVDNSLKQAEHLEYAKFHQVVVQGLLAMYLSDEKSMDGEIQSIVKRVIEKCGIGVKLLYWVCRHLRKRKII
- a CDS encoding spore coat protein, translated to MPNTMTEQDIITDLLTSEKHHTNTINTFITESTCANLRQNLKTILTEEHSIHENLYTVMNQKGWYPTSDAPAQEVQKTKDRFNSLQL
- a CDS encoding demethoxyubiquinone hydroxylase family protein gives rise to the protein MDDKLIFRLKEFYTLETFQVAFYESQVSSSTNEYYKKAFKKMVEIESGHADFFAQVLTKADIEVPTIIGSAFELAGGFLGDMVSLTGSDNTCKLGIALENKAMEAYRTFIDESKDKHYSELRNTLMDYLLDEEFHTLWLRDYMENHPQ